TTCTCCGCCCACTACATCTGCAACTACTGTAATTTCATGCTTCCCAACATTAGAAGCAAGTTGGTCATCTCGGCAATAAGCATAATCAGCACCCAACTCCTTAGCTAAATGCTCTTTGTTTGCTCCCACAATCGCAATCACAACTGCGCCTCGAATTTTCGCTAATTGTATGGCTGCACTGCCCACACCACCGGAAGCTCCTGTAATCAGGACTGTATCTCTAGCTGCGACTCTCGCCTTAGTTAACATATTCTCTGCTGTGGAATAAGCACAGGGCAGCGTTGCTAACTGAGTATCCGGTAGAGGGGAATTAATGGGGTAAGCATTAGTCGCAGGAACTACTGCATATTCAGCAAAACCTCCATCGAGTTCGCTGCCCACATACTGATATTCTGCGAATTGAGCAGTACGAATCCAAGGATATACAATCACCCGTTGATTGAGGGTTTCTGGCGCGACACCCTCACCCATTCCGACAACTTTTCCCACGATATCAGCTCCCTGAATACGAGGAAATTCTACTCCTAGCTGATTCCAGGTTGCTTTTCCTCCTTCGTTGGTCTTTGTATCTTGCAGAATTTCTTGAAATCCTTGATCTGCTGCATACCAACCTGTACGAGTATTGATATCTGCATTGTTGATCGAACAAGCTCCTACTTTAATCAGGATTTCTCCTTTCTGGGGGGTTGGTTTAGGAACTTGAGTATAAACTAATTGTTCTGGGCCGCCATATCCGTTGAGAAGGACGGCATTCATTAATTCTGTCATAGGTGTTAATAGTCGGGGGTAAAAGTCTCTCTTCCTGGGGAAAGGGATTTTCCTTCGGACATGAAAGGGAGAGGGCGCAACCTTTAGCTAATAGTCGTTTGCCCTCTTCCCCCAGCCCCTTCTCCCGTGGGAGAAGAGGGGTAAGAAGTCCCTCTCCCTGGGGAGAGGGATATAGGGAGAGGGCTTTCTTAGAGAACCTCAAACGCCCAATAGTGAGCGCCTTCTTCGGCAATATAGGGGCCATCGATGATGGAGCTAACGAGCTTCACTTTCTTCTCGGCTTGTAGGCGATCGCACTCTTCTTGGAAGTTAGTGCTATCGTAATAGCTCTTCCGGGTGCTGACGACCACCAGACCACCGGGTTTGGTAAACCGGATCATCTCTTCTATAGCAGTGGGGGGCACATGACCCAGGGTAAACACCCCGCAACTAATGGAAGCATCATACTGGTTATCGGCATAATACTTGATCCGTTGGGTCAGATCGCATTCTGTTCCCCCCTCTAGCTTCCGATAAGAATCGGTTTTTTCTGCCGCTTCCACCATCCCTGGGGAGATATCAAAACCATCCACATTCTTATAACCTTTGCGACGCAGAGCTACACCGACCAATCCTGTACCACAACCCGCATCTAGGATTTCGATCTCTGGA
The nucleotide sequence above comes from Roseofilum capinflatum BLCC-M114. Encoded proteins:
- a CDS encoding class I SAM-dependent DNA methyltransferase, whose product is MSNTSQVKTEENQSSFDAIKEAHKLSGDADVLRDYYDQWSQKYDHDVENEAYCGPEYISAYFDLLPKKFGKFLNLRDPEIEILDAGCGTGLVGVALRRKGYKNVDGFDISPGMVEAAEKTDSYRKLEGGTECDLTQRIKYYADNQYDASISCGVFTLGHVPPTAIEEMIRFTKPGGLVVVSTRKSYYDSTNFQEECDRLQAEKKVKLVSSIIDGPYIAEEGAHYWAFEVL
- a CDS encoding alcohol dehydrogenase family protein — protein: MTELMNAVLLNGYGGPEQLVYTQVPKPTPQKGEILIKVGACSINNADINTRTGWYAADQGFQEILQDTKTNEGGKATWNQLGVEFPRIQGADIVGKVVGMGEGVAPETLNQRVIVYPWIRTAQFAEYQYVGSELDGGFAEYAVVPATNAYPINSPLPDTQLATLPCAYSTAENMLTKARVAARDTVLITGASGGVGSAAIQLAKIRGAVVIAIVGANKEHLAKELGADYAYCRDDQLASNVGKHEITVVADVVGGEYFSLIFKSLVVGGRYVTSGAIAGPLVELDLRDLIYKDVEMHGGNRYEPAVFQNLLGYIERGLLKPPVAKVFPLSQMQEAQKFFQSKSFFGKVVITPENNP